In Haloarcula salinisoli, one genomic interval encodes:
- a CDS encoding FG-GAP repeat domain-containing protein, translating to MSGFSHERIDERPPCSKLGFCLTADLTGNGREDVIVGGAGEGFPGKGIVWEAERRGVPTAAFRSAVGIGESNLFWYENPGFERHEISFTPDLDVGGAVGDVTGSGDPNVVAGQGIDNTELYWFEPGADPREPWERHLVTDRFEKYHDVTVADVDDDGEPEVVGLSQVSETVFYYDIPVEPRQGPWGEEHLHIVDRGRELEGVAVVDIDGDGRTELVAGPNVYHREPDAETGWRRETIVDGWDNTRVAVADVDDDGDLEVVLSEGDSPHLGTHPGRVAWFDPPDWEQTVIADGLFCPHSLEVEDFTGDGRPDIYVAEMGLGKHSDPRHFVFYNRGGEFERETVATGIETHEAKVVDLTGSGRPDLVGKSYGPDHHVDVWFNRS from the coding sequence ATGAGTGGGTTCAGTCACGAGCGGATCGACGAGCGGCCCCCCTGTTCGAAACTCGGCTTCTGTCTGACCGCGGACCTGACCGGGAACGGCCGCGAGGACGTCATCGTGGGCGGTGCCGGCGAGGGGTTCCCCGGCAAGGGCATCGTCTGGGAAGCCGAGCGCCGCGGGGTCCCCACGGCCGCGTTCCGGTCGGCGGTCGGCATCGGCGAGTCCAACCTCTTCTGGTACGAGAATCCCGGCTTCGAGCGCCACGAGATATCGTTCACACCAGACCTGGACGTGGGCGGGGCCGTCGGCGACGTCACCGGCAGCGGCGACCCCAACGTCGTGGCCGGCCAGGGCATCGACAACACGGAGCTGTACTGGTTCGAACCGGGCGCGGACCCGCGCGAGCCGTGGGAACGCCACCTCGTCACCGACCGCTTCGAGAAGTACCACGACGTCACCGTCGCCGACGTCGACGACGATGGCGAGCCGGAAGTCGTCGGGCTCTCACAGGTGTCCGAGACCGTCTTCTACTACGACATCCCAGTCGAACCGCGACAGGGCCCCTGGGGCGAGGAGCACCTCCACATCGTGGACCGGGGGCGCGAGCTAGAGGGTGTCGCCGTCGTCGACATCGACGGCGACGGCCGGACGGAGCTGGTCGCCGGGCCGAACGTCTACCACCGGGAGCCCGACGCCGAGACCGGGTGGCGACGGGAGACGATTGTCGACGGATGGGACAACACCCGGGTCGCCGTCGCCGACGTCGACGACGACGGCGACCTCGAGGTCGTCCTCTCCGAGGGGGACTCGCCCCATCTGGGGACCCATCCGGGACGGGTCGCCTGGTTCGACCCGCCCGACTGGGAGCAGACCGTCATCGCGGACGGGTTGTTCTGTCCCCACTCGCTCGAGGTCGAGGACTTCACCGGCGACGGCCGGCCGGACATCTACGTCGCGGAGATGGGGCTCGGAAAACACAGCGACCCTCGCCACTTCGTCTTCTACAACCGCGGTGGGGAGTTCGAGCGCGAGACGGTCGCGACTGGCATCGAGACCCACGAGGCGAAAGTCGTCGACCTGACCGGCAGCGGCCGACCGGACCTCGTCGGGAAGTCCTACGGCCCCGACCACCACGTCGACGTCTGGTTCAACAGGTCGTGA
- a CDS encoding metal-dependent hydrolase: MWPWTHLAFGYLLVSLLWRLRARRLDGTAAVAAAVGTQFPDLVDKPLAWALGVLPAGRSLTHSVLVATVVSAVVLYVARRRSHPDSGLAFVVGYASHLAGDAIPKLPAGEFDSLTFLLWPLLPLPEYDGSGPVVANLAEVLAAPAAYLLASPGRLAFLVVVLALWSADGFPGVAGIGRYLTRHTGRRTD; this comes from the coding sequence ATGTGGCCGTGGACCCATCTGGCCTTTGGCTACCTTCTCGTCTCGCTACTGTGGCGCCTGCGTGCCAGGCGACTCGACGGCACGGCGGCCGTCGCCGCGGCGGTCGGGACGCAGTTTCCCGACCTCGTCGACAAACCGCTGGCGTGGGCGCTGGGGGTCTTGCCGGCCGGGCGCAGCCTGACACACTCGGTTCTTGTCGCGACTGTGGTGTCGGCGGTCGTCCTCTACGTGGCTCGCCGACGTTCCCACCCGGACTCGGGGCTGGCCTTTGTCGTGGGCTACGCCAGCCACCTCGCCGGTGACGCCATCCCGAAGCTTCCGGCCGGTGAGTTCGACTCGCTAACCTTCCTCCTGTGGCCGCTCCTGCCGCTCCCGGAGTACGACGGGTCGGGGCCGGTGGTCGCGAACCTCGCCGAGGTACTCGCCGCCCCGGCGGCGTACCTGCTTGCCAGTCCGGGCCGGCTGGCCTTCCTCGTCGTCGTCCTCGCTCTCTGGAGCGCCGACGGATTCCCGGGCGTGGCCGGAATCGGGCGCTATCTCACGCGTCACACGGGGCGCAGAACCGATTGA
- a CDS encoding pectate lyase, whose product MERSVADRVGPLVDSLQSQFPQDSRVESDDTHLDAAIDWLCHSQDVTDTGGSAATYNLLLGWEDPYPETSGYIVPTLFEYADRFDDDAVRERAVAMAEWTLATQHDTGSFPGGTGGDGDPNAFNTGQIILGLAEAYRQTGDQKYHDAVRDACDWLVDAQSAAGHWADHDYKSRPHVYTARVAWPLLVGAELLDGETEPYRRAARRNLEWVVDNQRSNGWFDRASFDAGESPFLHTIAYTIRGLLEGGRLLDDAEIFQSGKRAADALLTIQSNEGSLKGSYDESWTPSWYHCLTGNAQMALVWARLYEFTGDHDYLVGTRTAVQFCKRHQSIDGDAATSGGLPGSYPIVGRYMYLRYPNWSAKFFADALLKLQELDGDPTQTDGTSETRTDSPAAPLQMCLLVDGEHVFRWVADAITELVEATETEIPLVVINEDAGLLDSGNVKRGKRYPAYAAYRILSSPFTNAGDEPQYDDSVHISEIPAVRNAEWIRTYPDNVDGLWNELPSEAVERIEATSDIVFRRGFGLIRGDILTATEHGVISYHHGDPEQYRGGPAGFWEFMHDEPTAGMMVQSLRDELDAGVVQAYSEVDLTDCDSWGEIRNRLYTQSTHLLTDAVRTIQSETVEPMRVEEFGPVNTPPSAVELGKWAAKHVQQQ is encoded by the coding sequence ATGGAACGCAGCGTTGCAGACAGGGTGGGACCGCTGGTCGATTCGCTCCAGTCACAGTTCCCACAGGATTCGCGAGTCGAATCGGACGACACCCACCTCGACGCCGCCATCGACTGGCTCTGTCACAGTCAGGACGTCACGGACACCGGCGGCTCGGCCGCGACGTACAATCTGCTCCTTGGGTGGGAAGACCCCTATCCCGAGACCTCCGGTTACATCGTCCCGACGCTGTTCGAGTACGCCGACCGGTTCGACGACGACGCGGTCCGCGAGCGGGCGGTCGCGATGGCCGAGTGGACCCTCGCCACGCAACACGATACCGGTAGTTTCCCGGGTGGGACCGGCGGGGACGGTGACCCGAACGCGTTCAACACGGGCCAGATTATCCTGGGGCTGGCCGAGGCCTACAGACAGACGGGCGACCAGAAGTACCACGATGCGGTTCGGGACGCCTGTGATTGGCTCGTCGACGCCCAGTCAGCCGCGGGACACTGGGCGGACCACGACTACAAGTCCCGCCCACACGTGTACACGGCGCGTGTCGCCTGGCCGCTGCTGGTGGGTGCCGAGCTACTGGACGGCGAGACGGAGCCGTACCGCCGGGCCGCTCGACGGAATCTCGAGTGGGTCGTCGACAACCAGCGCTCGAACGGGTGGTTCGACCGGGCCAGTTTCGACGCGGGCGAGTCCCCGTTCCTGCACACGATAGCCTACACCATCCGTGGCCTCCTCGAAGGCGGCCGTCTCCTCGACGACGCCGAGATTTTCCAGTCTGGGAAACGAGCCGCCGACGCCTTACTGACCATCCAGTCGAACGAGGGCAGTCTAAAGGGGAGCTACGACGAATCGTGGACGCCCAGCTGGTACCACTGCCTGACCGGCAACGCACAGATGGCGCTCGTCTGGGCTCGTCTCTACGAGTTCACCGGTGACCACGACTATCTGGTCGGTACACGGACGGCGGTGCAGTTTTGCAAACGCCACCAGTCTATCGACGGCGACGCTGCGACCAGCGGCGGGCTTCCGGGCTCGTACCCCATCGTCGGGCGGTATATGTATCTCCGGTACCCGAACTGGAGCGCGAAGTTCTTCGCGGATGCCCTGCTGAAACTGCAGGAACTGGACGGCGACCCGACCCAGACGGACGGGACGTCGGAGACTCGGACGGACAGTCCGGCGGCCCCCCTCCAGATGTGTCTCCTGGTCGACGGTGAACACGTCTTCCGGTGGGTCGCGGACGCGATAACGGAGCTGGTCGAAGCGACCGAGACCGAAATACCGCTGGTCGTCATCAACGAGGACGCGGGCCTGCTCGACAGCGGGAACGTCAAACGGGGGAAGCGGTATCCGGCCTACGCGGCCTATCGGATTCTCTCGAGTCCGTTCACGAACGCTGGCGACGAACCTCAGTACGACGACAGTGTCCATATCTCGGAGATTCCAGCAGTGCGTAACGCGGAGTGGATACGGACGTATCCGGACAACGTCGACGGGTTGTGGAACGAACTGCCCTCTGAGGCCGTCGAACGAATCGAGGCGACCTCGGACATCGTCTTCCGGCGCGGGTTCGGACTGATTCGGGGCGATATCCTGACGGCGACCGAACACGGCGTCATCAGTTACCACCACGGTGACCCGGAACAGTATCGGGGCGGCCCGGCCGGATTCTGGGAGTTCATGCACGACGAACCGACGGCCGGGATGATGGTCCAGTCGCTCCGGGACGAGCTGGACGCCGGCGTCGTCCAGGCCTACTCTGAGGTCGACCTGACGGACTGTGATAGCTGGGGTGAGATACGGAACAGACTGTACACCCAGTCGACGCATCTGCTAACCGACGCGGTCCGGACGATTCAGTCCGAGACGGTAGAGCCGATGCGGGTAGAGGAGTTCGGGCCGGTAAACACCCCGCCGTCAGCGGTCGAACTCGGGAAGTGGGCCGCGAAACACGTCCAACAGCAGTAG
- a CDS encoding glycosyltransferase family 4 protein, with the protein MSDSNRYVFVSQRYPPEKGGNASRIRDLAVNVAEENSVTVLAPPASYPPGNFDRSWERSVTERRDGVVVHRLWSWQPQVENPGLLRRLPYYLLFALHATLWLCWNHRSYDAVLTSTPPITTGLPGLAAALLGTPWVVDVRDLWIDNSVALGYVDADSPLVGASRWFQGLVLWTADRITVTTESLGAAVSEKYGAELADRVRHVPNGVDTDVFEPAAERTGSVQGEGTESDERPVIVYTGNLGSAQPLEPCIRAMDELSQDAVLRFVGDGDERSRLESLTERLGLGDRVEFVGLVDREAVPAHITDAAVGLAPIKDSPELAYAMPTKTYEYLACGVPVVVTGRGEVQRFVEVSGGGHHAEVDPEAIAEALDSLLAAPERRRQLGAAGREHVVEQYDRRAIANRLDDLLSRLVGADDGATAPQRSAVQS; encoded by the coding sequence ATGTCCGACTCCAATCGGTACGTCTTCGTCTCCCAGCGGTACCCACCGGAGAAGGGGGGCAACGCCTCCCGTATCCGTGACCTCGCGGTCAACGTCGCCGAGGAAAACAGTGTGACCGTCCTGGCACCGCCGGCGTCGTACCCACCGGGGAACTTCGACCGGAGCTGGGAGCGCAGCGTTACCGAGCGCAGGGACGGTGTCGTGGTCCACCGGCTCTGGTCCTGGCAGCCCCAGGTCGAGAATCCCGGCTTGCTGCGCCGGCTCCCGTACTACCTCCTGTTCGCGCTGCACGCGACGCTGTGGCTCTGCTGGAACCACCGCTCGTACGACGCGGTGCTGACGTCGACCCCGCCGATAACGACCGGTCTCCCGGGGCTGGCGGCCGCGCTCCTCGGGACCCCGTGGGTAGTCGACGTCCGCGACCTCTGGATAGACAACTCGGTCGCGCTGGGCTACGTCGACGCCGACAGCCCGCTGGTCGGAGCGAGCCGCTGGTTTCAGGGCCTCGTCCTGTGGACGGCCGACCGCATCACGGTTACGACCGAATCGCTCGGGGCCGCCGTCAGCGAAAAGTACGGCGCGGAGCTGGCCGACCGGGTCCGTCACGTGCCCAACGGGGTGGACACGGACGTCTTCGAGCCGGCTGCGGAACGGACAGGGTCGGTTCAGGGCGAGGGGACAGAGAGCGATGAGCGGCCAGTCATCGTCTACACCGGCAACCTCGGCAGCGCACAACCTCTGGAGCCCTGCATCCGTGCGATGGACGAACTCTCTCAGGACGCTGTCCTGCGGTTCGTCGGGGACGGCGACGAGCGCTCTCGTCTCGAGTCCCTGACCGAACGGCTCGGGCTGGGTGACCGCGTCGAGTTCGTCGGCCTGGTCGACCGCGAGGCGGTGCCCGCCCACATCACCGACGCCGCAGTGGGGCTGGCACCCATCAAGGACTCCCCGGAACTGGCCTACGCGATGCCGACGAAGACCTACGAGTATCTCGCCTGCGGAGTCCCGGTCGTCGTCACTGGCCGCGGCGAAGTCCAGCGGTTCGTCGAGGTCTCCGGCGGGGGCCACCACGCCGAGGTCGACCCGGAAGCCATCGCCGAGGCGCTCGACAGCTTGCTCGCCGCGCCCGAACGCCGTCGGCAGCTCGGCGCGGCCGGCCGGGAGCACGTGGTCGAGCAGTACGACCGCCGGGCTATCGCGAACCGACTCGACGACCTGCTGTCGCGACTCGTCGGTGCGGACGACGGAGCGACGGCGCCCCAGCGCTCGGCCGTCCAGTCCTGA